From the Blastopirellula marina genome, one window contains:
- a CDS encoding cellulase family glycosylhydrolase, which yields MASRLAFLLTLLLPISIRAEHHFPKVVLSQDGKDFHLQGTEAAFYVWGVNYDHDGDGKLIEDYWHDDWGVIEEDFDEIKSLGANVVRVHLQLPKFMKTASEPNQKNLKKLADLVKLAESKQLYLNLTGLGCYHKQDVPAWYDELNEADRWQVQANFWKGVAQTCKDSPAVFCYDLMNEPVLGGGANADQWLVGEPLGGKYFVQRITTDAAGRDNKEIAAAWVKKLTSAIREVDQQTLITVGVIPWAHVWPNAKPLFYSEEVGGPLDFASVHFYPEKGNVEKAIAALKVYDVGKPLVIEEFFPLKCSLEEAEQFLAEARPITDGVTSFYWGTTQEEYEKAGTMQGAILAKWLERFRQGAPEGSK from the coding sequence ATGGCATCTCGATTGGCATTTTTATTGACTCTGCTCCTCCCAATTTCGATTAGAGCAGAACACCATTTTCCCAAGGTGGTTCTGTCGCAAGACGGCAAAGATTTTCATTTACAAGGAACCGAAGCGGCATTCTATGTCTGGGGCGTGAACTACGATCACGACGGCGATGGCAAACTGATTGAAGACTATTGGCACGATGACTGGGGGGTGATCGAAGAAGATTTCGACGAGATCAAATCGCTAGGGGCCAACGTCGTACGTGTGCACTTGCAGCTTCCCAAGTTCATGAAAACGGCCAGCGAACCCAACCAGAAGAATCTTAAGAAGCTCGCCGACCTGGTGAAGCTGGCCGAATCAAAGCAGCTCTATCTGAACCTGACCGGACTAGGGTGTTATCACAAGCAAGATGTACCGGCCTGGTACGACGAGTTGAACGAGGCCGATCGCTGGCAGGTTCAGGCTAACTTCTGGAAGGGTGTTGCTCAGACCTGTAAGGACAGCCCGGCCGTCTTCTGCTACGACTTGATGAACGAGCCAGTGCTAGGCGGCGGGGCCAACGCCGATCAATGGTTGGTCGGGGAACCACTCGGCGGCAAATATTTCGTCCAGCGAATCACGACCGATGCCGCCGGCAGAGACAACAAGGAGATTGCCGCGGCTTGGGTGAAGAAGCTAACAAGTGCCATTCGCGAAGTCGACCAGCAAACACTCATCACCGTGGGAGTGATTCCTTGGGCTCACGTGTGGCCTAATGCCAAGCCCCTGTTCTACAGCGAGGAAGTTGGCGGGCCACTCGATTTCGCCAGCGTGCATTTCTATCCCGAGAAGGGGAACGTGGAAAAGGCGATCGCAGCATTAAAGGTTTACGATGTCGGCAAGCCCCTGGTGATTGAAGAATTCTTTCCCTTGAAATGTTCGCTAGAAGAGGCCGAGCAGTTTCTTGCTGAAGCCAGGCCCATCACCGATGGGGTCACCAGTTTTTATTGGGGGACCACCCAAGAGGAATATGAAAAGGCCGGTACCATGCAGGGAGCGATCCTGGCGAAGTGGCTAGAG
- the glgX gene encoding glycogen debranching protein GlgX produces MLMVHPHPELQFSHVLPYGAILHERGVRFVVFSRSATAMRLLLYKNVDDREPSEIIDFDRETDRWGDIWSIFIPGLSAGQLYHFQAEGPYNPDEGMLFDGRARLIDPYAKALAGTFQSADDGIIRPPKCVVVDESFNWEGDRHLKRDLSESIIYEMHVKGFTAHESSGVEHPGTYRGVIEKIPYLKSLGVTAVELMPIHEFPIMDMMTGKTPTRGNYWGYDSMAFFAPHRGYAASKTPGGQVREFKEMVKALHQAGIEVILDVVYNHTCEGNEKGPILSFKGLENQVYYMLANGGREYKNYSGCGNTVNGNHPIVREMIFNSLRHWVHNYHVDGFRFDLASILSRDRQGNLVANPPLVEAIAEDPMLADTKIIAEAWDAAGAYQVGSFANLRWAEWNGRYRDDIRSFWKGEPHKLGALATRLAGSSDLYQAGGRQPYHSINFITSHDGFPMNDLVSYNHKHNEANGEGNRDGDNHNLSYNYGVEGPTKRTSIEKLRRQQIKNMFCTLLMSQGVPMILMGDEVRRTQHGNNNAYCQDNEISWLDWSLVKKNDEMRRFVRALVAFRRDQPTVRQKHFLGGFPTGRRGLYDVNWYNNLGTAVDWDSGDSMLTCLFAAPQKDNDPENIGRDVLLLMNGSASPQQFILPPVAKGTSWRMFVDTAATSPSDVYPDLNGPRPPAAGKFVMPERSVRIYVASR; encoded by the coding sequence ATGCTTATGGTTCATCCGCATCCGGAGCTGCAATTTAGTCACGTGCTTCCTTATGGAGCCATCCTGCACGAACGCGGCGTACGGTTTGTTGTATTCAGCCGATCCGCCACGGCGATGCGACTATTGCTTTACAAAAACGTCGATGATCGCGAACCAAGCGAAATCATTGACTTCGATCGCGAGACCGATCGATGGGGAGATATCTGGAGTATCTTTATTCCAGGCCTGTCGGCTGGTCAGCTCTATCACTTTCAAGCCGAAGGGCCGTACAACCCCGACGAAGGCATGCTCTTCGACGGTCGTGCCCGGCTGATCGACCCTTACGCCAAAGCGCTGGCTGGAACCTTCCAGTCGGCTGACGACGGTATCATCCGTCCGCCCAAGTGCGTGGTGGTCGACGAAAGCTTCAACTGGGAAGGGGACCGCCACCTGAAGCGGGACCTCAGTGAATCGATCATCTACGAGATGCACGTCAAAGGGTTCACCGCGCACGAATCGAGCGGCGTGGAGCACCCAGGCACGTATCGTGGCGTGATCGAGAAGATCCCGTATCTCAAGTCCTTGGGGGTGACCGCGGTCGAGCTGATGCCGATCCACGAGTTCCCCATCATGGACATGATGACCGGGAAGACGCCGACCCGCGGCAACTATTGGGGTTACGACTCCATGGCTTTCTTCGCGCCACATCGTGGGTACGCGGCAAGCAAGACGCCAGGCGGTCAGGTTCGTGAATTCAAGGAAATGGTCAAGGCCCTCCACCAGGCCGGCATCGAGGTCATCCTCGACGTTGTTTACAACCATACCTGCGAAGGGAACGAGAAGGGGCCGATCCTCAGCTTCAAGGGGCTCGAGAATCAGGTCTATTACATGCTGGCCAACGGCGGTCGCGAGTATAAGAACTACTCTGGCTGCGGTAATACGGTCAACGGTAATCACCCGATCGTTCGTGAGATGATCTTTAACAGCCTGCGTCACTGGGTGCACAACTACCACGTCGACGGCTTCCGTTTCGATCTCGCATCGATTCTCAGCCGCGATCGACAAGGTAACCTCGTGGCCAACCCGCCGCTGGTCGAAGCGATTGCTGAAGACCCGATGCTGGCCGATACCAAGATCATTGCCGAAGCTTGGGACGCCGCCGGTGCTTACCAGGTTGGATCGTTCGCCAACTTGCGTTGGGCGGAATGGAACGGCCGGTACCGCGACGACATCCGCAGCTTTTGGAAGGGGGAACCTCACAAGCTCGGGGCGCTTGCCACCCGTCTGGCTGGTTCCAGCGACCTATACCAGGCCGGCGGCCGTCAGCCGTACCACAGCATTAATTTCATCACCTCGCACGATGGCTTCCCAATGAACGACCTTGTGTCGTACAACCACAAGCACAACGAAGCGAATGGTGAAGGCAACCGCGACGGCGACAACCACAACCTGAGTTACAACTATGGTGTGGAAGGTCCGACCAAGCGAACGAGCATCGAGAAGCTTCGCCGTCAGCAGATCAAGAATATGTTCTGCACTCTGCTGATGTCACAAGGCGTGCCGATGATTCTGATGGGTGACGAAGTTCGTCGTACGCAGCACGGTAACAACAATGCCTACTGCCAAGACAACGAAATCTCGTGGCTCGACTGGTCGCTGGTTAAGAAGAACGACGAGATGCGTCGCTTCGTCCGCGCATTGGTCGCATTCCGTCGTGATCAGCCTACCGTGCGTCAAAAGCACTTCCTGGGTGGATTCCCGACGGGTCGTCGAGGATTGTATGACGTCAACTGGTACAACAACCTGGGTACCGCTGTCGATTGGGATAGCGGCGACTCAATGCTGACCTGCTTGTTCGCAGCACCGCAAAAGGACAACGACCCAGAGAACATTGGTCGCGATGTCCTGCTTCTGATGAACGGAAGTGCTTCGCCACAGCAGTTCATCCTGCCACCAGTGGCGAAGGGAACTAGCTGGCGAATGTTTGTCGACACGGCAGCCACTTCGCCAAGCGACGTCTACCCAGACCTCAACGGCCCGCGTCCGCCAGCAGCCGGCAAGTTTGTCATGCCGGAACGTAGCGTGCGGATTTACGTGGCTTCGCGATAA